A stretch of Helicobacter pylori DNA encodes these proteins:
- the pseB gene encoding UDP-N-acetylglucosamine 4,6-dehydratase (inverting), with amino-acid sequence MLDNQTILITGGTGSFGKCFVRKVLDTTNAKKIIVYSRDELKQSEMAMEFNDPRMRFFIGDVRDLERLNYALEGVDICIHAAALKHVPIAEYNPLECIKTNIMGASNVINACLKNEVSQVIALSTDKAANPINLYGATKLCSDKLFVSANNFKGSSQTQFGVVRYGNVVGSRGSVVPFFKKLVQNKASEIPITDIRMTRFWITLDEGVSFVLKSLKRMHGGEIFVPKIPSMKMTDLAKALAPNIPTKIIGIRPGEKLHEVMIPKDESHLALEFEDFFIIQPTISFQTPKDYTLTKLHEKGQKVAPDFEYSSHNNSKWLEPDDLLKLL; translated from the coding sequence ATGCTAGATAACCAAACGATTTTAATCACCGGAGGCACTGGGAGTTTTGGCAAATGTTTTGTTCGTAAAGTTTTAGACACCACCAACGCTAAAAAAATCATCGTTTATAGCCGAGACGAATTAAAACAAAGCGAAATGGCCATGGAATTTAACGATCCCAGGATGCGTTTTTTTATCGGCGATGTCAGGGATTTAGAACGCTTGAATTACGCTTTAGAGGGCGTGGATATTTGTATCCATGCAGCCGCGCTCAAGCATGTGCCTATCGCTGAATACAACCCCCTAGAATGCATTAAAACCAATATCATGGGAGCGAGCAACGTGATTAACGCATGCCTAAAAAACGAAGTGAGCCAGGTCATCGCTCTAAGCACCGATAAAGCCGCTAACCCCATTAACCTCTACGGCGCGACGAAATTGTGCAGCGATAAGCTCTTTGTGAGCGCGAATAACTTCAAAGGCTCTTCTCAAACGCAATTTGGCGTGGTGCGTTATGGTAATGTAGTGGGGAGTCGTGGGAGCGTGGTGCCGTTTTTTAAAAAATTAGTCCAAAACAAAGCGAGTGAAATCCCCATTACCGATATTCGCATGACACGATTTTGGATCACCTTAGATGAGGGGGTTTCTTTTGTGCTTAAAAGCTTGAAAAGAATGCATGGGGGTGAAATTTTTGTGCCTAAAATCCCTAGCATGAAAATGACTGATCTCGCTAAAGCCCTAGCCCCCAATATTCCTACTAAAATCATAGGCATTCGCCCGGGCGAAAAACTCCATGAAGTGATGATCCCTAAAGATGAAAGCCATTTAGCCCTAGAATTTGAAGACTTTTTTATTATTCAGCCCACCATAAGCTTCCAAACGCCTAAAGATTACACGCTCACCAAACTCCA
- a CDS encoding OmpP1/FadL family transporter, with amino-acid sequence MKNFSPLCCFKKLKKRHLIALSLPLLSYANGFKIQEQSLNGTALGSAYVAGARGADASFYNPANMGFTNDWGENRSEFEMTTTVINIPAFSFKVPTTNQGLYSVTSLEIDKSQQNILGIINTIGLGNILKALGNTAATNGLQQAINRVQGLMNLTNQKVVTLASKPDTQIVNGWTGTTNFVLPKFFYKTRTHNGFTFGGSFTAPSGLGMKWNGKGGEFLHDVFIMMVELAPSMSYTINNRFSVGVGLRGLYATGSFNNTVYVPLEGASVLSAEQILNLPNNVFADQVPSNMMTLLGNIGYQPALNCQKAGGDMNDQSCQEFYNGLKKIMGYSGLIKASANLYGTTQVVQKSNGQGVSGGYRVGSSLRMFDHGMFSVVYNSSVTFNMKGGLVAITELGPSLGSVLTKGSLNINVSLPQTLSLAYAHQFFKDHLRIEGVFERTFWSQGNKFLVTPDFANATYKGLSGTVASLDSETLKKMVGLANFKSVMNMGAGWRDTNTFRLGVTYMGKSLRLMGAIDYDQAPSPQDAIGIPDSNGYTVAFGTKYNFRGFDLGVAGSFTFKSNRSSLYQSPTIGQLRIFSASLGYRW; translated from the coding sequence CTTTCTTATGCCAATGGCTTTAAAATCCAAGAGCAAAGCCTGAATGGCACGGCTTTAGGCTCGGCGTATGTCGCTGGGGCTAGGGGGGCTGATGCTTCCTTTTATAACCCGGCGAATATGGGCTTTACTAACGATTGGGGTGAAAACAGAAGCGAATTTGAAATGACCACCACCGTGATTAACATTCCAGCCTTTAGCTTTAAAGTCCCTACGACTAACCAAGGCTTGTATTCGGTTACGAGTTTAGAAATTGATAAAAGCCAACAAAATATTTTAGGCATCATCAACACTATAGGGCTTGGCAATATCCTTAAAGCACTTGGCAATACGGCCGCTACCAATGGCCTGCAACAAGCTATCAATCGTGTTCAAGGGCTAATGAATCTAACCAATCAAAAAGTCGTAACCCTCGCTTCAAAACCTGACACTCAAATCGTGAATGGCTGGACGGGCACGACTAATTTTGTTTTACCCAAATTCTTTTATAAAACGCGCACGCATAACGGCTTCACTTTTGGGGGGAGTTTTACCGCTCCTAGCGGGTTAGGCATGAAATGGAATGGTAAAGGGGGGGAATTTTTGCATGATGTGTTTATCATGATGGTAGAGCTTGCCCCTAGCATGAGCTACACTATCAATAATCGCTTTTCAGTGGGCGTAGGCTTAAGGGGACTTTATGCGACCGGTAGCTTTAATAACACCGTTTATGTGCCTTTAGAGGGTGCTTCGGTTTTGAGCGCGGAACAGATTTTAAATTTACCCAACAATGTTTTTGCCGATCAAGTGCCAAGTAATATGATGACTCTATTAGGCAATATTGGCTACCAACCGGCGCTTAATTGCCAAAAAGCCGGTGGGGATATGAACGATCAGAGCTGTCAAGAGTTTTATAACGGCTTGAAAAAAATCATGGGTTATAGCGGCTTAATCAAAGCGAGCGCGAATCTTTATGGCACGACTCAAGTCGTGCAAAAATCTAACGGGCAAGGCGTATCAGGGGGCTATAGAGTGGGTTCGAGTTTGCGTATGTTTGATCATGGCATGTTTTCTGTGGTGTATAATTCTTCAGTTACATTCAACATGAAAGGCGGTTTAGTGGCTATCACCGAGCTTGGCCCTTCTTTAGGGAGCGTTTTGACTAAAGGCAGCTTGAATATCAATGTTTCACTCCCCCAAACCCTAAGCCTAGCCTACGCCCACCAATTTTTTAAAGACCATTTAAGAATAGAGGGGGTGTTTGAGCGCACCTTTTGGAGTCAAGGGAATAAATTTTTAGTAACCCCTGATTTTGCGAACGCTACTTACAAGGGCTTGAGCGGAACGGTGGCTTCACTAGACTCTGAAACGCTTAAAAAAATGGTAGGCTTAGCGAATTTTAAAAGCGTGATGAACATGGGGGCTGGCTGGAGGGACACCAACACCTTTAGATTAGGGGTAACTTACATGGGTAAAAGCTTGCGTTTAATGGGCGCTATTGATTATGACCAAGCTCCAAGCCCCCAAGACGCGATAGGTATCCCGGATTCTAATGGCTATACCGTGGCTTTTGGGACTAAATACAATTTTAGAGGTTTTGATTTGGGCGTAGCGGGGAGTTTCACTTTTAAGAGCAACCGCTCCAGTTTGTATCAATCCCCAACCATTGGGCAATTGAGAATCTTTAGCGCTTCCTTAGGCTATCGCTGGTAA